The Persephonella sp. genome includes a region encoding these proteins:
- the lptB gene encoding LPS export ABC transporter ATP-binding protein has protein sequence MSKVSVLEVKHLKKKYRDRTVVDDVSLYVKEGEIVGLLGPNGAGKTTTFKMLLGFIKPDQGNIFLNDEDITDLPVYERARKGISFLPQESSVFRDLTVWENIMMFLEFQALDPVEMKEKAKSLLDEFGIYHLKDQKASTLSGGERRRLEIARSLVINPSFLLLDEPFAGVDPVSVQDINHLIKDLIRRDIGVVLTDHNVRETLRITDRAYILAHGKVICEGSPQEIVEDKTVRKIFLGEEFTLS, from the coding sequence ATGAGTAAAGTTTCTGTTCTTGAGGTTAAACACCTTAAAAAAAAATACAGGGATAGAACTGTTGTTGATGATGTTTCCCTTTATGTTAAGGAAGGGGAGATAGTAGGGCTTTTAGGTCCAAACGGTGCAGGAAAAACAACTACCTTTAAAATGCTTCTTGGTTTTATAAAACCTGATCAGGGAAATATATTTCTCAATGATGAGGATATAACAGATCTTCCTGTTTACGAAAGGGCAAGAAAGGGAATATCATTTTTGCCTCAGGAGTCTTCTGTTTTTCGGGATCTTACGGTCTGGGAAAATATTATGATGTTCCTTGAGTTTCAGGCTTTAGACCCTGTTGAGATGAAAGAAAAGGCAAAATCTCTTCTTGATGAGTTCGGCATTTATCATCTGAAGGATCAGAAAGCATCTACCCTATCAGGAGGAGAAAGAAGGAGATTAGAAATAGCAAGATCCCTTGTTATTAATCCGTCATTTTTACTTCTTGATGAGCCTTTTGCAGGGGTTGATCCTGTTTCTGTTCAGGATATAAACCACCTGATAAAAGATCTCATAAGAAGGGACATCGGAGTAGTTTTGACAGACCACAATGTGAGGGAAACTCTTAGAATAACAGATAGGGCATACATACTTGCACATGGAAAGGTAATATGTGAAGGCTCTCCTCAGGAGATAGTTGAAGATAAAACAGTTAGAAAGATATTCTTAGGTGAAGAGTTCACCTTAAGTTAA
- a CDS encoding aminotransferase class I/II-fold pyridoxal phosphate-dependent enzyme, whose amino-acid sequence MEDKKYQEFPRIKRLPEYVFAIVNDLKARLRKEGEDIIDFGMGNPDLRPAQHIIDKLCESARKKTTHRYSMSQGIPRLRKAISDFYKDRFGVELDPEEEAIVTIGSKEGLSHLMLAMLSPGDMVLVPSPRYPIHYYAPVIAGASVLTVPLPLEGSDEEKQERFLKNIYESYKDSYPEPKVLILNFPNNPTTMTVDLNFFKEIVKFAKEKGMWIIHDFAYADLCFDGYQAPSILQVEGAKDIAVETYSLTKGFSMAGWRVGFVLGNPTLIYNLKRLKSYLDYGTFTPIQVASIIALESDYSIVEQARDTYSERLDILVEGLKKAGWNVEKPKATMFLWAKIPEDFQHLGSIEFSKMLLTEANVAVAPGVGFGEHGEGYVRFAVVENTKRIRQAVRNIKKFFKKYRQAAAR is encoded by the coding sequence ATGGAAGATAAGAAATATCAGGAGTTTCCCCGTATAAAAAGGCTTCCAGAATATGTTTTTGCTATAGTGAATGATCTTAAGGCAAGGCTGAGAAAAGAAGGGGAAGACATAATTGATTTTGGAATGGGAAATCCGGATCTGAGACCTGCACAGCACATAATAGATAAACTGTGTGAATCTGCAAGGAAGAAAACAACCCACAGATACTCAATGTCACAGGGTATTCCAAGACTAAGAAAAGCTATATCAGATTTTTATAAAGACAGATTTGGTGTAGAGCTTGACCCGGAAGAAGAAGCGATAGTAACTATCGGATCAAAAGAGGGACTTTCACACCTTATGCTTGCCATGTTATCTCCAGGTGATATGGTTCTTGTTCCATCACCAAGATACCCTATCCATTACTATGCACCTGTTATAGCAGGAGCTTCCGTTCTTACTGTTCCTCTGCCCCTTGAAGGATCAGATGAAGAAAAACAGGAAAGATTTTTAAAAAATATTTACGAATCTTATAAAGACAGTTATCCAGAGCCAAAGGTTCTTATTCTAAACTTCCCAAACAATCCAACAACGATGACTGTTGATCTGAACTTTTTCAAAGAGATAGTAAAGTTTGCAAAAGAAAAGGGTATGTGGATAATACATGATTTTGCCTATGCCGATCTATGTTTTGATGGGTATCAGGCTCCAAGTATTCTTCAGGTTGAAGGTGCAAAGGATATAGCTGTGGAAACATACTCTCTTACGAAAGGCTTTTCAATGGCAGGCTGGAGGGTTGGTTTTGTTTTAGGAAACCCAACCTTGATATATAACCTGAAAAGGCTGAAAAGCTACCTTGATTACGGAACATTCACACCTATTCAGGTTGCAAGTATAATAGCCCTTGAAAGCGATTATTCTATAGTTGAACAGGCAAGGGACACATACAGCGAAAGGCTTGATATACTTGTTGAGGGACTGAAAAAAGCCGGCTGGAATGTTGAGAAACCAAAGGCAACAATGTTTCTGTGGGCAAAAATACCGGAAGATTTTCAGCATCTTGGCTCAATTGAGTTCAGCAAAATGCTTTTAACTGAAGCAAATGTTGCTGTTGCTCCGGGAGTTGGTTTTGGTGAACATGGAGAAGGCTATGTAAGATTTGCTGTTGTTGAAAACACAAAAAGGATAAGACAGGCTGTCAGAAACATAAAAAAGTTTTTCAAAAAGTACAGACAGGCTGCTGCCAGATGA